From the Bacteriovorax sp. Seq25_V genome, one window contains:
- a CDS encoding methyl-accepting chemotaxis protein produces MKLKSLKVKLLILVFGAFVPIILGLLFYIIPSYESFFVEQKKVEIKTAIEVVIGMLHKIDARVQSGEITYKQAQAETQQLFKTLRYGDKDYFFAYQNGIGMAHGLKDEIVGQDRSNSIDANGKNYMSNFKEIEKAEGTGYVDYQFERRKGEAPEDKISYIAYFKPWKWIIGTGVYTSAIQEQMSNIKQKIYIGIAIIALLTLVISVLFSIQLNKQLTNISNGLKEESDSIDQVARKLSSISESLSSSTTQQASALQETSSSVEETSAMIERNSQNARESIKISHKSQQSVNEGKDSINRMMTSIQDIANSNTEIVNQIDESNKELENIVRVINEIGEKTKVINDIVFQTKLLSFNASVEAARAGEQGKGFAVVAEEVGNLATMSGNSANEISEMLEKSIQQVETTIKHSKERIANLVGQGEQKVKSGLKIADECISIFDHIVFDVNKVTEMVEEISTASGEQSNGVREINLAVTELDSVAQQNSTMSQDTAHTSEQLRRQVVTLKEMTDNLNKTIAG; encoded by the coding sequence GTGAAACTAAAGAGTCTAAAAGTAAAATTATTAATACTAGTATTTGGTGCTTTTGTTCCTATCATTTTAGGCCTCCTGTTTTACATCATTCCAAGTTATGAGAGCTTCTTTGTTGAGCAAAAGAAAGTAGAAATAAAAACAGCTATTGAAGTAGTCATTGGAATGCTTCATAAAATCGATGCGAGAGTGCAAAGTGGAGAAATCACCTACAAACAGGCACAAGCTGAAACACAACAGCTCTTCAAAACTTTGAGATATGGAGACAAGGACTATTTCTTTGCGTACCAAAATGGTATTGGAATGGCCCATGGCTTAAAAGATGAAATAGTTGGGCAGGACAGATCAAATTCTATTGATGCTAATGGGAAGAACTACATGAGTAATTTCAAAGAAATTGAAAAAGCCGAAGGGACGGGATATGTTGATTACCAATTCGAAAGAAGAAAAGGCGAAGCACCCGAAGATAAAATTTCTTATATTGCATATTTCAAACCATGGAAATGGATTATTGGAACAGGGGTTTACACAAGTGCAATCCAAGAGCAGATGTCGAATATCAAACAAAAAATTTATATAGGAATTGCAATCATTGCACTGCTTACTCTAGTTATAAGTGTCCTTTTTTCAATTCAACTTAATAAGCAGCTTACGAATATCAGTAATGGTCTTAAAGAAGAATCCGACTCAATTGACCAGGTTGCAAGGAAGTTGTCATCAATTAGTGAATCTCTTTCTTCAAGTACCACACAACAAGCATCTGCACTACAAGAGACCTCTTCATCTGTTGAAGAGACTAGTGCCATGATTGAAAGAAATTCTCAAAATGCCAGAGAATCAATTAAAATTTCTCATAAAAGTCAGCAGTCGGTAAACGAGGGAAAAGACAGTATTAATAGAATGATGACATCTATTCAAGATATCGCAAACAGTAACACTGAGATTGTTAATCAAATTGATGAAAGTAATAAGGAGCTTGAAAATATTGTTCGTGTTATTAATGAAATTGGAGAAAAAACAAAAGTAATTAACGATATCGTTTTTCAAACTAAGCTACTCTCTTTCAATGCTTCAGTAGAAGCTGCAAGAGCTGGAGAGCAAGGAAAAGGATTTGCCGTTGTTGCAGAGGAAGTAGGAAATCTTGCAACAATGAGTGGAAACTCTGCGAACGAAATATCAGAAATGTTAGAAAAAAGTATTCAACAAGTAGAAACAACGATTAAACACTCGAAGGAGAGAATTGCAAACTTAGTCGGACAAGGCGAGCAAAAAGTCAAATCAGGTCTAAAGATTGCTGATGAATGTATTTCTATTTTTGACCATATTGTATTTGATGTTAATAAGGTAACTGAAATGGTTGAAGAAATTTCAACAGCAAGTGGCGAGCAATCTAATGGAGTAAGAGAGATTAATCTTGCTGTTACCGAACTAGACTCAGTGGCACAACAAAACAGCACAATGTCTCAAGATACGGCCCATACATCTGAACAACTTAGACGCCAGGTTGTTACACTTAAAGAAATGACAGATAATTTAAATAAAACTATCGCTGGATAA
- a CDS encoding glutathione binding-like protein, protein MNEIKLYSLATPNGQKISVALEEMGLTYQAYTINILNGDQFTPEFVAINPNSKIPAIVDTNGHQVFESGAILLYLAEKTGLFLSSDPILRSETLQWLFFQMGGVGPMFGQFGHFYKYAGEKCTHPYPVERYTNETKRLLGVVDKRLEGRTFLVGEEYSIADMAIFPWVLCLDKFYNASEYLGLNDFKNIKGWLERILSRDATQRGLTVCSIS, encoded by the coding sequence ATGAATGAAATTAAATTATATTCTTTAGCAACTCCAAATGGACAGAAAATTTCGGTTGCCCTAGAGGAAATGGGACTGACCTACCAAGCGTATACAATTAACATCTTAAATGGCGATCAATTTACTCCAGAATTTGTTGCGATTAATCCTAATTCTAAAATACCTGCAATTGTAGATACAAATGGTCACCAAGTATTTGAATCAGGTGCAATACTTTTGTACTTAGCTGAGAAAACAGGATTGTTCTTATCATCAGATCCAATACTTAGAAGTGAGACACTCCAATGGTTATTTTTTCAAATGGGAGGGGTTGGTCCAATGTTTGGTCAGTTTGGTCACTTTTATAAATATGCTGGTGAGAAATGTACTCATCCATATCCAGTAGAAAGATATACAAATGAAACGAAGAGATTACTTGGTGTTGTTGATAAGAGGCTAGAAGGAAGAACATTCTTAGTTGGTGAAGAATATTCAATTGCGGATATGGCAATTTTTCCTTGGGTTCTATGCCTTGATAAATTCTATAATGCGAGCGAGTACCTAGGATTAAACGACTTTAAAAATATCAAAGGTTGGTTGGAGCGAATCTTGAGTCGTGATGCAACACAGAGAGGCCTAACGGTTTGTTCGATTAGTTAA
- a CDS encoding aldo/keto reductase, whose translation MKTKNLNNNKTIPMIGLGTWLSKPNEVYNIVKEAIKIGYRHIDCATVYGNEDEIGRALKEVMDEGIVKREDLFITSKLWNNSHARVDVVPELERSLKDLQLDYLDLYLMHWPVAIKKEVGFPQKTEDYISLEELPILETYKGMEDAYKKGLTKSLGVSNFSIKKLDQLINEAEVKPVMNQVELHPYLAQNKLVNYCNKNGIALTCYCPLGSAGRPAEMLASDEPLLIEDATIVELAKKYQKTPAQIILNWSILRGTIVIPKTVTPARAKENLESQDFELVSSDLKIIDQLDRNYRYVNGRFFTPEGGPYTYENLWDEA comes from the coding sequence ATGAAAACAAAGAACTTAAACAATAATAAGACAATTCCTATGATTGGCCTTGGAACATGGCTTTCAAAACCCAATGAAGTTTATAACATAGTAAAAGAGGCAATTAAAATTGGATATCGCCATATTGACTGTGCAACAGTTTATGGAAATGAAGATGAAATTGGTCGTGCTTTGAAAGAAGTGATGGATGAAGGAATCGTAAAGCGTGAAGATCTTTTTATCACCTCAAAACTTTGGAACAACAGTCATGCCCGTGTAGACGTTGTACCAGAGTTAGAAAGATCATTAAAAGACCTTCAACTTGATTATCTTGATCTTTATCTTATGCACTGGCCAGTTGCCATCAAGAAAGAAGTCGGCTTTCCCCAAAAAACAGAAGATTATATTTCCCTTGAAGAACTTCCAATACTTGAAACATATAAAGGAATGGAAGATGCTTATAAAAAAGGACTCACAAAATCACTTGGTGTTTCAAACTTCTCGATTAAAAAATTGGATCAGTTAATAAATGAAGCTGAAGTAAAACCAGTAATGAATCAAGTAGAACTTCATCCTTACTTAGCACAGAATAAATTAGTTAATTACTGTAATAAGAATGGGATAGCCTTAACTTGTTACTGTCCACTTGGATCAGCTGGCAGACCAGCAGAAATGCTAGCTTCAGATGAGCCTCTATTAATTGAAGATGCAACGATTGTAGAATTAGCAAAAAAATATCAGAAAACTCCAGCTCAAATTATTTTAAACTGGTCTATATTAAGAGGAACGATTGTCATACCAAAGACAGTAACACCTGCAAGGGCAAAAGAGAATTTAGAGTCGCAAGACTTTGAACTTGTATCTTCAGATCTTAAAATTATTGATCAACTTGATAGAAATTATCGTTATGTAAATGGACGCTTCTTCACTCCTGAAGGTGGTCCATATACATACGAAAACCTATGGGATGAGGCTTAA
- the katG gene encoding catalase/peroxidase HPI, translated as MEKKRGTTNSDWWPNRLKLNILRQHSNLSNPMGEDFDYAKEFNTLDLKQVKQDIEKVMTTSQDWWPADYGHYGPFFIRMAWHSAGTYRTADGRGGASTGTQRFAPLNSWPDNVNLDKARLLLWPIKKKYGNKISWADLMILAGNCALESMGFKTVGFAGGREDVWEPEEDIYWGVESEWLADKRYSGERDLENPLAAVQMGLIYVNPEGPNGNSDPLASAKDIRETFARMAMNDEETVALIAGGHTFGKCHGAGDPKNVGPEPEAAEIELQGLGWKNKMGTGVGVDTISSGLEGAWTKNPIKWDNNYFENLFEYEWELTKSPAGAHQWKPKNGEASDSVPDAHDKSKKHAPMMATSDLALRMDPIYEKISRKFYENPKLLEEAFAKAWFKLTHRDMGPISLYQGTEIPKEEYLWQDPLPKAGKSQLSDSDIEELKKLIMATGHSVADLVSVAWASASTFRGSDKRGGANGGRIRLAPQKDWAVNNPATLKKVLDSLEKIQKEFSKKVSMADLIVLAGCAAIESATGNKAKVPFFPGRVDANQEQTDIESFAVLEPIADGFRNYAKGKYTFSEEELLVDRAQLLSLTAPEMTVLVGGMRALGVSCHGAFTSTPGKLTNDFFTNLLDMGITWKASSKDTGVFEGTDRRDGKLKWTGTRVDLIFGSNSELRAIAEVYACEGSQDRFVKDFIAAWNKVMNLDRFDLKK; from the coding sequence ATGGAAAAGAAAAGAGGAACTACTAATAGTGATTGGTGGCCAAATCGTTTAAAGTTAAACATTCTTCGTCAACATTCAAACCTATCAAATCCGATGGGTGAGGATTTTGATTATGCAAAAGAGTTTAATACTCTTGATCTTAAGCAAGTAAAACAAGATATTGAAAAAGTAATGACAACATCACAAGATTGGTGGCCAGCTGACTACGGTCACTATGGACCATTTTTTATTAGAATGGCTTGGCATAGTGCTGGAACGTACCGTACTGCAGACGGTCGTGGTGGTGCTTCAACTGGAACACAAAGATTTGCTCCATTAAATAGTTGGCCAGATAACGTTAACCTCGACAAGGCAAGACTACTTCTTTGGCCAATCAAAAAGAAATACGGAAATAAAATTTCATGGGCCGATTTAATGATTCTCGCAGGTAACTGTGCATTAGAATCAATGGGATTTAAAACAGTTGGTTTTGCTGGCGGGCGTGAAGATGTTTGGGAACCAGAAGAAGATATTTACTGGGGTGTTGAATCAGAATGGTTAGCAGATAAGAGATATAGTGGAGAGAGAGATTTAGAAAACCCTCTTGCTGCAGTACAGATGGGTCTAATTTACGTTAACCCTGAAGGGCCAAATGGAAACTCAGATCCTCTCGCTTCTGCAAAAGATATTAGAGAAACATTCGCAAGAATGGCAATGAATGATGAAGAAACAGTTGCTCTAATTGCTGGAGGTCACACTTTTGGTAAGTGTCACGGTGCAGGTGATCCAAAGAATGTTGGACCAGAACCTGAAGCAGCTGAAATTGAACTTCAAGGTTTAGGCTGGAAAAATAAAATGGGTACTGGTGTCGGTGTTGATACAATTTCATCTGGACTTGAGGGTGCTTGGACAAAAAATCCAATTAAGTGGGATAATAATTATTTTGAAAATTTATTTGAGTATGAGTGGGAACTAACGAAAAGCCCTGCTGGTGCTCATCAGTGGAAACCAAAAAATGGTGAAGCTTCTGATAGTGTTCCTGATGCGCATGATAAGTCAAAGAAACATGCTCCAATGATGGCGACAAGTGACCTCGCTCTTAGAATGGATCCGATCTATGAAAAAATCTCAAGAAAATTTTATGAGAATCCAAAACTTCTTGAAGAAGCATTCGCAAAAGCTTGGTTTAAATTAACTCACAGAGATATGGGCCCTATTTCTCTTTATCAAGGAACTGAAATTCCAAAAGAAGAATACCTTTGGCAAGACCCGCTACCAAAAGCAGGGAAGTCACAGTTAAGTGATAGTGATATCGAAGAACTAAAAAAACTAATCATGGCAACAGGTCACTCTGTCGCAGATCTAGTTTCTGTAGCCTGGGCTTCAGCTTCAACTTTTAGAGGTTCTGATAAAAGAGGTGGAGCTAATGGTGGACGTATTCGTCTTGCTCCTCAAAAAGACTGGGCAGTTAATAATCCTGCAACTCTTAAAAAAGTTCTCGATTCTCTTGAAAAAATACAAAAAGAATTTTCTAAAAAAGTATCAATGGCAGACTTAATTGTACTTGCAGGTTGTGCCGCTATCGAAAGTGCTACTGGAAATAAAGCAAAGGTTCCATTTTTTCCAGGAAGAGTTGATGCGAATCAGGAGCAAACCGATATCGAATCATTTGCAGTTCTTGAACCAATTGCTGACGGATTTAGAAATTATGCAAAAGGTAAATATACTTTTAGTGAAGAAGAGCTTCTTGTTGATAGAGCACAACTTCTAAGTTTAACTGCTCCAGAAATGACTGTACTTGTTGGAGGAATGAGAGCGCTTGGTGTTTCTTGTCATGGAGCATTCACAAGTACGCCAGGAAAATTAACAAATGATTTTTTTACGAATCTTCTTGATATGGGAATAACTTGGAAAGCTTCGTCCAAGGATACTGGAGTTTTTGAAGGGACAGACAGGCGTGACGGTAAACTTAAGTGGACAGGAACAAGAGTTGATTTAATTTTTGGATCAAATTCAGAGTTAAGAGCAATCGCGGAGGTATATGCTTGTGAAGGATCACAAGACCGTTTTGTTAAAGATTTTATCGCGGCTTGGAATAAAGTAATGAACTTGGATCGTTTTGATTTGAAAAAGTAG
- a CDS encoding fumarylacetoacetate hydrolase family protein, with protein sequence MTQNIYCIGRNYRAHAEELGNEVPKSPVVFLATVSSLRSFEPAPIAFEDETFNFEAELVLKIARDHFLGEKMGKDSIEAIACGLDLTRREEQAKLKNKGLPWTTSKSFLGSTIVGEFFEVSKFHNLNSIKFDFYVNGKLRQSGDTSNMIFSFAAIINYLNTFSPLKKGDFIFTGTPSGVGEIIKNDKFEFHFLENNEVCKGQL encoded by the coding sequence ATGACTCAAAATATCTATTGTATTGGAAGAAATTATCGTGCCCACGCTGAAGAATTAGGAAATGAAGTTCCAAAGTCGCCAGTCGTTTTTTTGGCTACTGTTAGCTCTCTTCGTAGTTTTGAGCCAGCTCCAATTGCTTTTGAGGATGAAACTTTCAATTTTGAAGCTGAGCTCGTTTTAAAAATCGCGCGTGATCATTTTCTTGGAGAGAAAATGGGGAAGGATTCAATTGAGGCTATCGCTTGTGGATTAGATCTTACTCGTCGAGAGGAACAAGCCAAATTAAAGAATAAAGGACTTCCATGGACAACAAGTAAGTCATTTCTTGGTTCAACAATCGTTGGTGAATTTTTTGAAGTTTCTAAATTTCATAATTTAAATTCAATTAAATTTGATTTTTATGTGAATGGAAAGCTTAGGCAAAGTGGTGATACTTCTAATATGATTTTTTCTTTTGCAGCGATAATAAATTATCTAAATACATTCTCTCCTCTTAAAAAAGGTGATTTCATTTTTACCGGAACGCCAAGTGGTGTTGGAGAAATTATTAAAAATGATAAATTCGAATTTCATTTTCTGGAAAATAATGAAGTATGTAAGGGACAATTGTAA
- a CDS encoding PAS domain-containing methyl-accepting chemotaxis protein: protein MSTKSKEVFELADGYDSGKLLAIDSNFAVIEFNPDGTILTANENFLNFMGYDLNEIEARHHKMFCTEELVNSFEYKQFWGKLAKGESQIGEFKRITKNGCYVWLHASYTPIKDKSGKVVKVVKFAQDITTQKDQEAMNRGILEAVSRAQAVIEFNLDGTIKTANDNFLATLGYQLSEIEGRHHRMFCEPEYADSNEYANFWRKLNNGEMFSGEYKRIGKTGREVWINASYNPIFDADGEVVKVVKFATDVTATKIRNADFEGQLKAIDISQAVIEFDLDGKILKANQNFLKTLGYSLDEIKGQQHKIFCEPEYANSTEYKQFWLKLKGGDFDAGEYKRVGKGGRAVYIQASYNPIRDVNGNVYKVVKYATDLTKEKELYNNLVNTFDEATIELRASAQGLASAATQMNQNATVTLEQSTLASESTREATLGLSNVSASTEELSASIGEITKSSNKASEFSTEAKKKSESANKTIQELGVASEDIGNVVKVISSIAQQTNLLALNATIEAARAGDAGKGFSVVANEVKELAKQTAHATEDISNKIINVQASTSLAVASIGEVSEIIDQLSQIAYSTATAVEEQSATTKEVSRILSESNGNMENITNVIHEVSMAANESSQCANKTLESAQKLSELSEILKVLIDKAKAA, encoded by the coding sequence ATGAGTACAAAATCCAAGGAAGTTTTTGAGTTAGCTGATGGATACGATTCTGGAAAGCTTTTGGCGATTGATTCGAATTTTGCCGTCATTGAGTTTAATCCAGATGGGACAATCTTGACGGCAAATGAAAACTTTTTGAATTTTATGGGTTATGACCTCAATGAAATAGAAGCTCGACATCATAAAATGTTTTGTACTGAAGAACTAGTAAATAGTTTCGAGTACAAACAATTTTGGGGAAAACTTGCTAAGGGGGAATCTCAAATAGGTGAGTTTAAAAGAATTACTAAAAATGGATGTTATGTATGGTTACATGCCTCTTATACACCTATTAAAGATAAAAGTGGAAAAGTTGTTAAGGTCGTAAAATTTGCGCAAGATATTACTACACAAAAAGATCAAGAGGCAATGAATCGTGGAATTCTTGAAGCAGTTTCAAGAGCTCAGGCCGTGATTGAGTTCAATTTAGATGGAACAATTAAAACTGCAAACGACAATTTTTTAGCTACTCTCGGATATCAGTTAAGTGAAATTGAAGGAAGACATCATCGTATGTTCTGTGAACCAGAATATGCAGACTCTAATGAATATGCAAATTTTTGGAGAAAACTGAATAACGGAGAAATGTTTTCTGGAGAATATAAGCGAATTGGAAAAACTGGTAGAGAAGTGTGGATTAATGCTTCCTATAATCCGATTTTTGACGCTGATGGAGAGGTTGTTAAAGTTGTTAAGTTTGCAACAGATGTGACAGCTACTAAAATTCGCAATGCTGATTTTGAAGGACAGTTGAAAGCGATAGATATTTCTCAAGCGGTTATTGAATTTGACCTTGATGGAAAAATTTTAAAAGCGAATCAAAATTTCTTAAAAACATTAGGTTATTCTTTAGATGAGATAAAGGGACAACAGCATAAAATTTTTTGCGAACCAGAATACGCAAACTCAACGGAGTATAAGCAATTTTGGTTGAAGCTTAAAGGGGGAGACTTTGACGCTGGAGAATATAAACGAGTTGGAAAAGGTGGACGCGCTGTCTATATCCAAGCTTCTTATAACCCTATTCGAGACGTAAATGGTAATGTGTATAAAGTCGTGAAATATGCAACTGATTTAACAAAAGAAAAAGAATTATACAATAATCTTGTTAATACATTTGATGAAGCAACAATTGAACTGAGAGCGTCTGCTCAAGGTCTTGCTTCGGCAGCAACTCAGATGAATCAAAATGCTACTGTAACTCTAGAGCAATCAACGTTAGCATCTGAATCAACTCGCGAAGCGACTCTGGGCCTTTCAAATGTATCAGCTAGTACGGAAGAGCTTTCTGCTTCAATTGGCGAAATCACTAAATCATCAAATAAAGCATCTGAATTTTCAACTGAAGCTAAGAAGAAGTCAGAATCAGCAAATAAAACAATACAAGAACTTGGTGTCGCGTCAGAGGATATTGGAAATGTTGTAAAAGTAATCAGTTCGATTGCTCAACAGACAAATCTTCTTGCTCTCAACGCTACAATTGAAGCCGCTAGAGCAGGGGATGCTGGAAAAGGATTCTCAGTTGTTGCTAACGAAGTTAAAGAACTCGCAAAACAAACGGCTCATGCAACTGAAGACATTTCAAATAAAATTATAAATGTACAAGCCTCGACTAGTTTGGCGGTCGCTTCAATAGGAGAGGTATCTGAAATTATCGATCAATTGAGCCAGATTGCTTATTCGACAGCTACTGCCGTTGAGGAACAAAGCGCTACGACCAAAGAAGTTAGTAGAATCTTATCAGAGTCAAACGGAAATATGGAAAACATTACTAATGTTATCCATGAAGTGTCGATGGCCGCAAATGAGAGTTCTCAATGTGCTAATAAGACTTTAGAGTCAGCTCAAAAGTTGAGTGAACTATCTGAGATACTAAAAGTTTTAATTGATAAAGCTAAGGCTGCATAA
- a CDS encoding CNNM domain-containing protein, with amino-acid sequence MLAFYILLSVFVSFMCSLLEAAILSVTPTYLATLKVSNESLYKKLSYLKEDIEKPLAAILTFNTIAHTIGAAGAGAEAQKLWGNEYLSIFSAILTFIILFFSEIIPKSIGARNWKSILPISYYILLPMTILSLPIVWISIKISKIIKGDAVLDIGRDEIPAMAELGVTSGTIKESEFRSLKSILDFANLRLRDVLKPADEVVGISRNLHINKALDEINQNTFSRLIVFGLNRDDVKGYVMRKDILQAIIEKRDVKIKDIAHKILILPEKTRAQVMFDRLLAMKAHIAAVIDEEGNFLGIITLEDLIERLVDTAIFDEFDIDS; translated from the coding sequence ATGCTAGCATTTTACATTCTATTATCAGTTTTTGTGTCATTTATGTGCTCACTCCTCGAAGCCGCTATTTTAAGTGTAACTCCGACTTATCTCGCCACTTTGAAAGTAAGTAACGAATCATTATATAAGAAGCTATCTTATCTAAAGGAAGATATCGAAAAGCCATTAGCTGCAATCTTAACATTTAATACAATTGCTCATACGATTGGTGCTGCAGGGGCAGGTGCTGAAGCCCAAAAATTGTGGGGGAATGAATATCTCTCAATCTTTTCAGCTATCCTTACTTTTATTATTTTATTTTTTAGTGAGATTATTCCCAAGTCAATTGGTGCTAGGAATTGGAAATCAATTCTTCCTATTAGTTATTATATTTTATTACCAATGACGATTCTTTCTCTACCGATTGTATGGATTTCAATAAAAATTTCGAAGATTATTAAAGGAGATGCGGTACTTGATATTGGTCGTGATGAGATACCTGCAATGGCGGAGCTTGGAGTTACTTCTGGGACAATAAAGGAATCAGAGTTTCGAAGCCTAAAATCAATACTTGATTTTGCTAATTTACGACTTCGAGATGTTTTAAAACCTGCTGATGAGGTTGTCGGAATTTCACGAAATTTACACATCAATAAAGCGTTAGATGAAATCAATCAGAATACTTTCTCAAGGCTTATTGTTTTTGGTCTCAACCGTGACGATGTTAAAGGTTATGTGATGAGAAAAGATATCCTCCAAGCCATCATCGAAAAGAGGGATGTTAAAATTAAGGATATTGCACATAAAATTTTGATTCTTCCAGAAAAGACTCGCGCGCAGGTAATGTTTGATCGCCTGCTTGCAATGAAGGCTCATATCGCAGCTGTTATTGACGAGGAAGGAAATTTTCTTGGAATAATTACACTTGAAGATCTTATTGAAAGACTTGTTGATACTGCGATTTTTGATGAGTTTGATATAGACTCTTAA
- a CDS encoding GNAT family N-acetyltransferase, which produces MNLRLDNGYMIREMDEASFFEMQAPFRSVLFEDDHSLFPAEYMSEKEKESVGKLRQNLSKDTYKLYLGVFDPGDNFVGWHCGFQENAFTFYMTNSAIFKEHRRKGLYSSLLDFAIETLKGKGFQVIYSRHNATNNAVIIPKLKAGFVITNLELDDVFGVLVHLKYYVNKIRRKILDYRAGQLSPDEELKKLFKM; this is translated from the coding sequence GTGAACTTAAGATTAGATAATGGCTACATGATCCGCGAGATGGATGAAGCATCATTCTTTGAAATGCAGGCTCCTTTTCGTTCAGTTCTCTTTGAAGATGATCACTCACTCTTTCCTGCTGAGTATATGTCAGAGAAGGAAAAAGAAAGTGTTGGTAAGCTTCGCCAAAACCTATCAAAAGACACATATAAGCTCTATCTCGGAGTATTTGACCCTGGTGATAACTTTGTTGGTTGGCATTGTGGATTTCAAGAAAATGCTTTTACGTTTTATATGACTAATTCGGCTATCTTCAAGGAACATAGAAGAAAAGGTCTTTATTCCTCACTCTTAGATTTTGCGATTGAAACTTTAAAGGGGAAGGGATTTCAAGTTATATACAGTCGTCATAATGCTACAAATAATGCAGTGATTATTCCAAAGCTTAAGGCTGGATTTGTCATTACTAATTTGGAGCTCGACGATGTTTTTGGAGTGCTTGTTCACTTAAAGTATTACGTTAATAAAATAAGACGTAAAATTCTCGACTATCGTGCTGGACAATTAAGTCCAGATGAAGAATTAAAAAAGCTTTTTAAAATGTGA
- a CDS encoding pirin family protein yields the protein MNGLIKKIISPRAKDLGGFEVKRILPIVGQRMVGPWIFFDHMGPATFKKGEGVNVRPHPHINLATVTYTFDGEIWHRDSLGNSEPIRPGELNLMVAGKGIVHSERTREELRVSGQKLDGLQLWMALPEDLEEIDPDFLHYGADEIPSVVESEVPVRVMIGEAYRVKSPVKQFASTLYLEARMKKGQTLILPDAQERGVYMVKGSLKIDNQVVDQYHMAILREGAKVMVEAVEDTFLAVIGGEKLTERYMEWNFVSSRKERIEQAKKQWQDGKFPKVVGDEEEYIPYP from the coding sequence ATGAATGGATTGATTAAGAAAATAATATCTCCTCGCGCTAAAGATCTTGGTGGCTTTGAGGTAAAAAGAATTCTTCCGATTGTTGGCCAGAGGATGGTTGGCCCCTGGATATTTTTTGATCATATGGGACCTGCAACATTTAAAAAAGGCGAAGGTGTTAATGTCAGACCTCATCCTCATATTAACCTTGCAACAGTCACATATACATTTGATGGCGAGATTTGGCACCGTGACTCTCTTGGAAATAGCGAACCGATTAGACCTGGAGAATTGAATCTGATGGTGGCGGGAAAAGGAATTGTGCACTCTGAACGCACAAGAGAAGAGTTGCGTGTTTCTGGTCAAAAGCTTGATGGTTTACAACTTTGGATGGCCTTGCCAGAAGATTTAGAAGAGATTGACCCTGACTTCCTTCATTATGGTGCTGATGAGATTCCCTCTGTTGTTGAGAGTGAAGTTCCTGTCAGAGTGATGATTGGTGAGGCCTATAGAGTGAAATCTCCTGTAAAACAATTTGCATCAACTCTCTATCTTGAAGCTCGAATGAAAAAAGGACAAACATTAATTCTTCCTGACGCTCAAGAGAGAGGAGTATATATGGTCAAGGGGTCATTAAAAATTGATAACCAGGTCGTTGATCAATATCATATGGCAATATTAAGAGAAGGAGCAAAGGTTATGGTTGAAGCTGTTGAGGACACATTCTTAGCGGTGATTGGCGGTGAGAAATTAACTGAACGCTACATGGAATGGAATTTTGTTTCAAGTCGAAAAGAGCGAATTGAGCAAGCTAAAAAGCAATGGCAAGATGGAAAATTTCCAAAAGTAGTTGGAGATGAGGAAGAGTATATTCCATACCCGTAG